One window from the genome of Elaeis guineensis isolate ETL-2024a chromosome 5, EG11, whole genome shotgun sequence encodes:
- the LOC105045496 gene encoding uncharacterized protein: MEKLSVHQKNTKQAKAKKKPIKVVYISNPMKVKATASEFRDLVQELTGRDSKVADLSRLPAVEDTDDPPPAAPESTTGPPAQPNPAPTNRSSNSCDNALKSVSGSGLDPYEMFDDPFNPQMLENLQGFSPSPLYYEPQSHVFRDYDAP, translated from the coding sequence ATGGAGAAGTTGAGCGTCCACCAAAAGAACACCAAGCAAGCCAAGGCCAAGAAGAAGCCCATCAAGGTGGTCTACATCTCCAACCCCATGAAGGTCAAGGCTACCGCCTCCGAGTTCCGCGACCTCGTCCAGGAGCTCACGGGCCGGGACTCCAAAGTCGCCGACCTCTCCAGGCTCCCCGCCGTCGAGGATACCGACGACCCCCCTCCGGCCGCCCCTGAGTCAACCACTGGGCCGCCCGCCCAGCCCAACCCTGCACCCACCAATCGAAGCTCGAACTCATGCGACAACGCGCTGAAGAGCGTCTCAGGCTCGGGCTTGGATCCATATGAGATGTTCGACGACCCCTTCAACCCCCAGATGCTGGAGAATCTTCAGGGCTTCTCCCCGTCGCCTCTATACTACGAGCCTCAGAGTCACGTCTTCCGTGACTACGATGCGCCGTGA